Proteins found in one Triticum aestivum cultivar Chinese Spring chromosome 4D, IWGSC CS RefSeq v2.1, whole genome shotgun sequence genomic segment:
- the LOC123099472 gene encoding 30S ribosomal protein S18, chloroplastic-like, protein MYTSKQPFLKPRQPFSKSKQTFNKSKQPFRKSKQTFRKFKQPFRKSKQPFRRRPRIGPGDRIDYRNMSLINRFISEQGKILSRQINRLTLKQQRLITLAIKHARILSFLPFRNYESEKQFQAQSISIITGSRPRKNRHIPQLTQKYNSNRNLRNNNQNLRNNNRNLSSDC, encoded by the coding sequence ATGTATACATCTAAACAACCTTTTCTTAAACCTAGGCAACCCTTTAGTAAATCCAAGCAAACTTTTAATAAATCCAAGCAACCCTTTCGTAAATCCAAGCAAACTTTTCGTAAATTCAAGCAACCTTTTCGTAAATCTAAACAACCTTTTCGTAGGCGTCCCCGGATTGGCCCAGGAGATCGAATTGATTATAGAAACATGAGTTTAATTAATAGATTTATTAGTGAACAAGGAAAAATATTATCGAGACAAATAAATAGATTAACCTTGAAGCAACAACGATTAATTACTCTTGCTATAAAACATGCTCGTATTTTATCTTTCTTACCGTTTCGTAACTATGAGAGCGAAAAGCAATTTCAAGCCCAGTCAATTTCAATAATTACAGGTTCTAGACCCAGAAAAAATAGACATATTCCTCAATTAACGCAAAAGTACAATTCCAATCGAAACTTAAGAAACAACAACCAAAATTTAAGAAACAACAACCGGAACTTAAGTTCCGATTGTTGA